From the genome of Dermochelys coriacea isolate rDerCor1 chromosome 1, rDerCor1.pri.v4, whole genome shotgun sequence:
AGAGAAAGTCTAAGCTGGTAAAGTTGCTGATCTGCGAGGGCTGGGAaactgggtggggcagaggggttccaGCCACAAAGCAGGGCCAGCACAGTTGGCAGTTACCTCGTGGTCAGCCCTTGCCTGggggagcagttctgcagaagtgAGTTCAGGGACATGTGCCCACTCCAATCCTAGCTCTGAGGCTGCAACAAGGAGCCCAGTTAGTACCATTTGGGTCACCCAGGGGATGCAGACAACACCATTCGGACCACCCCACCATACAAAAGCATGCTTCACAGTAGGTATCCTGGGGCAAAAGCTTCAGCTGCAACCAACCCATAACAGGGCTGCAACCAGTGGGTGGGAGTTCCTGTCCCTAACCAAAGGGGCTTCTGCTCCAATGCAGCTGGGCTAGTGTGTGAAGACTTGGGAGCTGCTAAGTGAGGGGGGGGTTGGGTGTGGCTGGAGCTATTTTGTGTATGGGGCGTGTAGCCTGGATTAGATTTCAGGAGCCATTTAGGACTCAGGTTTGTGGAGGGAAGCCAGGTGGGGTATTTTTCCCCCCCCTTGGTGAATAAGTTCACAGCTGTTCCCCTATGGAAACTATGCTGGGGAAGCAGTGAATGCCCCCAACCATTATAGGTCACCACTTTAGGGAGTGTAGTCTCTGGCACTCCTCCTTGGGCATGGGGGTGGTGGGCCCTGTCTCTCACTGCCTGAAGTAATGTGTGAACACCTTCTCCTGTCCGCAGCACTTGTCCCCAAAAGGCTCAGTCTCTCTTCCATACCCATGCCCTGTTCTGTACTGCAGGCTgggtggggtgcagaaggggagtAGCTAATAGAGCCAGAGCCCATGGGACTAACATGTCCCTCTTGATTCCTCAGGGAATGGTTTGTACCAATATGGGCATCAAAGCTGGAAAGCGCATTGGTGTGAAGGGTGAAATCTCTGCAGGTGCCAAGAGGTAAGTCATGCTGTGCAGGGGAAATGTACAGAGTGGTCTAGGGAATGTGGCAGGACCTTCTTGACTACAGGGTGGAGGGAAGGATTCCCCATTCCTGTGGAAAAGGGGAGTGGCTTTGAAAGGGTTAATGCCTAAAGCTGCACTTTCCAGTGAGTCACTTTCCAATATACATGGAGGCAAtctcttcctcccctcacccctctGTTCTGCTAAGAGGATAAGTAAAACCAGATGCAAGTCCACCAGTCCCCTCCCCTGGTAGCAACCACATCCCCTGTAGTGCAGAGAAGGGAAATAGAGCTGCTCTGTGTGAAGAAAGGAGACAGCCTCCCTCAGGGTGTGGTGAGCAGGCAGGTGGGGCTTTTGGTTGGAGGAGGGCAACTGGATCTGCAGGAGGTCTGCCAGGCAGAGGCAGCCTTGCTAGAATTGGTGCCTAGACATACCCATGGGGTCTCAacccagcaatttaaaaaaaaaaaaacctcataaaTCCTAGGCCAGAGCCCCAGTCTCCACACTCATGTTTGCACTACAGTCTAAAAATGGCCATATAGACAGTGGCTTAAGCTCTGAAACCCACTCTCCTACCTGAGCTAGAATATCTACATGGCTATCTTTCAGTGCCGTAGCACAACCAAGTCtctagacccaggctctgagattcactgctctggggtgtgtgtgtgtgtgtgtgtttttttttttttttttgtttttgtttttgctgtgtagacttacTCTCTGAGAGCCTCTAGTCTCTCCAGCAGGCCTGGCCACCAAAACCCAGCAAGTCTGTCCCCTCTGTGTGATTGGCAGGGCTTTCCTGCCTTGTGGGAGGGGAGATTGGCTCCCACCCTGGGAACAGACCGGCATTCCAAGGAGCAACATGTCCCAACTCTTCCTGTTCCCTTTGAAGTGTGTGTGATAGCATCGGTGCCCAGCTTTCTGGGCTGCCTCTCCCTAAACCGTACACTCCAGTCTGCATGACTGGTGGCCCCAAGGGAGGGAGGGGCCCCATAGGGAAGAATGGCTCTTCCCCTGGAAAATCCTGTGGGATGAGAGGTGCTTTTTAATAAAAGTTGGTAACTGCCTCTGTGTTGGAAGGTGGCAGCTGTTTAATGGGGTACAGCAATTCCTTCCttaggacaggaagggaagaatgTAGCTCTCAATTGAAACACCAGGgggacttcaaggtgcagaatGCAAGTCTCCAAGCTGGTCAAGGCTAACACCCCACTCTTCCTCTTCTGAAAGTTGCTGTGGATCCAAGTAACCAGGGCTTCTGTCTCTAGCCAAGACTGCACCCTTCTAGGGCAGTGCCTCTGAGGAAAGAGCACCCCTACTCACTCCTCAATTCCTCCTGCAGAACCCTAGAGCTTTCTTGAAGGGCTCTATACAAATTCTGACCTCATGCTGGTCAGACTGAGGTGACCACCAAGGCCACAGGCCCTAGAGGTAAGAGTGTATGGTGCTGCCACAGTCTGAGGTGCCATGCATGAGGCTGCCAGTGTCTCACTTGTTTGTTCTATCTTGCAGCTTTGTGCTGAACCTAGGGAAAGACCAAGCCAACGTAGTGCTGCACTTCAACCCACGTTTTGATGCTCATGGGGATGTGAACACCATTGTGTGCAACTCCAAGGACAAAGGGGAGTGGGGTGCTGAGCACAGGGAATCTGCCTTCCCCTTCCAGGAGGGCACCAATGTGGAGGTGAGGCCTGGAATGACCTGGATCTGGGTGATGTCCCTATGCATGGGACACAGCTGAGGTATTACACAGAGGGGGCTCAGTCCAAGGAGTTGGGCAGGACCCTGTCTGGGCAGGAGACTACACCCACCTCCCACATATCCACGCTGGTTAGACAGAGTCCTGACAACCAGtaagcagctgctccagccccatgcTCTAGTTTAAAGATCCTGCTacctgggcagggcaggaggagaagaTGGACATATGGCAGACATGTCCTCTGTGTTCCTCCCTTGCAGATCTTCATCACTCATGATCCAAGTAATCTAACCATTGCTTTGCCAAACAACCAGCAGTTCAAGTTCCCTAACCGGTTGGGTCTCCAGGTCATTGACTTCCTGAATGCAGAAGGGGACTTCACAATCAAATCCGTCCAGTTGGAATAACTCCCCAAAGGGATATTTAAAAGGAAACACAATAAACACCACTGAATTTGATCTACTAAACCTAGTGACTAGCTCTTTCTTGTGTCTGCTGCATTTCCCACAGCCATTCCCTGGGTTTGTCACTTCCTTCCGTCAGACCTGATGGTACCTTGTGTAGCTGAGTGGAATTGGACCAGCTTTTGGCTTGTTGTCCA
Proteins encoded in this window:
- the LGALS1 gene encoding galectin-1 yields the protein MSCGMVCTNMGIKAGKRIGVKGEISAGAKSFVLNLGKDQANVVLHFNPRFDAHGDVNTIVCNSKDKGEWGAEHRESAFPFQEGTNVEIFITHDPSNLTIALPNNQQFKFPNRLGLQVIDFLNAEGDFTIKSVQLE